A single Candidatus Deferrimicrobiaceae bacterium DNA region contains:
- a CDS encoding cysteine desulfurase family protein, which yields MKRVYFDHNATTPMHPEVARAVSAYLCELFGNPSSIHWAGREVRKAVEEARETTAAFFNCPPRDVIFTSSGTEGDNLAIKGIAWRPENAGKHIVTSAVEHPAILNTCRFLERQGYRVTYVPVNRQGIVEAESVRSALTPDTILVSIMYANNETGAINPIPEIGTFVREAGILMHTDAVQATGKIPIDLSTLPVDLLTFSGHKINALKGAGGLIVRKGIEFERLIHGGHQEQGRRGGTENVVGIVALGKAFEILRHEMKTEIDSVRALRDRLEQSLFARIPEIVLNGPDHALRLPNTLNISFRFVEGEALLLNLDMAGIACSSGSACSSGSLEASPVLAAMGVDPTDAQGALRFSLGHGNTAEEVDYAVESLVSVVEKLRAMSPIWKPPTP from the coding sequence TTGAAGCGTGTCTATTTCGATCACAACGCCACGACCCCGATGCATCCCGAGGTCGCCAGGGCCGTCAGCGCCTATCTTTGCGAGCTGTTCGGGAACCCGTCGAGCATCCATTGGGCCGGCCGGGAAGTGCGGAAGGCGGTCGAGGAGGCCCGCGAAACGACGGCCGCATTCTTCAACTGCCCGCCGCGGGACGTGATCTTCACGAGCTCCGGAACCGAGGGAGACAACCTCGCAATCAAGGGAATCGCCTGGCGACCGGAAAACGCGGGCAAGCATATCGTGACCTCCGCCGTCGAGCACCCCGCGATCCTGAACACCTGCCGGTTCCTTGAGCGCCAGGGGTATCGCGTCACATATGTCCCGGTCAACCGGCAGGGCATCGTCGAAGCCGAGTCCGTCCGGTCCGCGCTCACCCCCGACACGATTCTCGTCTCCATCATGTACGCCAACAACGAGACCGGCGCCATCAACCCGATCCCCGAGATCGGGACTTTCGTGCGGGAAGCCGGAATCCTGATGCACACCGACGCGGTCCAGGCCACCGGCAAGATCCCGATCGACCTGTCGACCCTCCCCGTCGACCTGCTGACCTTCTCGGGCCACAAGATCAACGCCCTGAAAGGGGCAGGGGGCCTTATCGTCCGCAAGGGAATCGAATTCGAACGGCTCATCCACGGCGGCCATCAGGAACAGGGGAGGCGAGGGGGAACCGAGAACGTCGTCGGCATCGTCGCGCTCGGGAAGGCGTTCGAGATCCTGCGCCACGAGATGAAGACCGAGATCGATTCGGTTCGCGCGCTGCGCGATCGTCTCGAGCAGTCGTTGTTCGCCCGGATTCCCGAGATCGTCCTCAACGGGCCGGATCACGCCCTCCGGCTTCCCAACACGCTCAACATCTCGTTCCGCTTCGTCGAAGGCGAGGCGCTCCTGCTCAACCTCGATATGGCGGGCATCGCCTGCTCTTCCGGATCGGCCTGCTCTTCTGGATCGCTCGAGGCCTCTCCCGTCCTGGCAGCCATGGGCGTCGATCCGACCGATGCGCAAGGCGCCCTGCGCTTCAGCCTCGGCCACGGCAACACGGCCGAGGAAGTCGATTACGCGGTCGAATCGCTCGTCTCCGTGGTCGAGAAGCTTCGTGCGATGTCGCCCATCTGGAAGCCCCCGACACCATGA
- a CDS encoding Rrf2 family transcriptional regulator, with protein sequence MKITTKGRYAVMALVGLAAASKGHPVPLKEIADQEGIPIAYLQQLFVKLRKRNLVRSVRGPGGGFILARPPSEISIGDVIRTAEGKGQAIGCRKTGRSCGMIGRCKTQGMWEALEDRICEFLDSISVNDLFPDKAGEQAREVTT encoded by the coding sequence GTGAAGATCACGACCAAGGGCCGCTACGCGGTCATGGCGCTGGTCGGACTCGCCGCCGCCTCCAAGGGACATCCCGTGCCGCTCAAGGAGATCGCCGACCAGGAGGGGATTCCGATCGCTTACCTCCAGCAGCTGTTCGTCAAGCTGCGGAAGCGCAATCTCGTCCGGAGCGTCCGCGGGCCCGGAGGCGGCTTCATCCTCGCACGCCCCCCGTCCGAGATCTCGATCGGCGACGTCATCCGGACCGCCGAAGGGAAAGGACAGGCGATCGGCTGCCGGAAGACCGGCCGAAGCTGCGGCATGATCGGAAGATGCAAGACACAGGGAATGTGGGAGGCGCTCGAGGACCGCATCTGCGAGTTCCTCGACTCGATATCCGTTAACGATCTCTTCCCCGACAAGGCGGGAGAGCAGGCCAGGGAGGTCACAACTTGA
- the cysE gene encoding serine O-acetyltransferase: MFQTIRNDIKVVFERDPAAQSFLEILFCYPGFHILRFHRLAHWFWGHGFRLSARFISHLGRAFTGIEIHPGATIGEGFFIDHGMGVVIGETAEIGNNVTLYHGVTLGGTSWNKGKRHPTLEDNVIVGANAAILGNIRIGQNSKVGSGSIVNRSVPPNSTVVGNPGRVVQREGNVYQDPTGVAGTPDPEGKAMKCLTEQLMALEKRVDAMGAEREGKSA; this comes from the coding sequence ATGTTCCAGACGATCCGGAACGACATCAAGGTCGTATTCGAGCGGGACCCTGCCGCGCAAAGCTTTCTCGAGATTTTATTCTGTTATCCCGGCTTCCACATCCTGCGCTTCCACCGGCTCGCCCATTGGTTCTGGGGCCACGGATTCCGTCTCTCCGCCCGTTTCATCTCCCACCTCGGGAGGGCGTTTACCGGGATCGAGATCCATCCCGGGGCCACCATCGGGGAGGGATTCTTCATCGACCACGGCATGGGCGTGGTCATCGGCGAGACCGCCGAGATCGGGAACAACGTCACCCTCTACCATGGCGTCACGCTGGGCGGGACGAGCTGGAACAAGGGCAAGCGGCATCCCACACTCGAGGACAACGTGATCGTCGGGGCGAACGCCGCCATCCTCGGGAATATCCGCATCGGCCAGAACTCGAAGGTCGGTTCCGGCTCGATCGTCAACCGGTCGGTCCCCCCGAACTCGACCGTGGTCGGCAACCCCGGCCGCGTCGTCCAGCGGGAAGGCAACGTCTATCAGGACCCGACCGGCGTCGCCGGCACGCCGGATCCCGAAGGCAAGGCGATGAAATGCCTGACCGAGCAGCTCATGGCGCTCGAGAAACGGGTCGACGCGATGGGAGCCGAGCGCGAGGGAAAGTCGGCGTGA
- a CDS encoding helix-hairpin-helix domain-containing protein — translation MSIRQKFLLGIRVNINKGSWQQISELPGLSDKVAKAVVEERSRVGRFHLPDDLLAVRGIKEKRLQKILPFLAGFDNN, via the coding sequence TTGTCGATTCGCCAGAAATTTCTCCTCGGGATCCGCGTCAACATCAACAAGGGTTCATGGCAGCAGATTTCGGAGCTTCCGGGCCTTTCCGACAAGGTCGCCAAGGCCGTCGTCGAGGAGCGGAGCCGCGTCGGGCGCTTCCACTTGCCGGACGATCTGCTGGCGGTCCGGGGCATCAAGGAGAAACGGCTTCAGAAAATCCTTCCCTTCCTGGCCGGATTCGATAATAATTGA